The following is a genomic window from Paludisphaera rhizosphaerae.
CCTCGCGGCTCGTTGGTTTAAAATCGAACCAATGGAACCTGGACGCAAAATCAAGCTGCGGATCCTCACCGGCCACGAAGTCCCCGCGGAGCAGCGCGGGCACGCCGCATTGACCACGCTCATTCGAATCTTCGGCCGGATGACGGAGCGAGGGTCGGAGATGGCGAAGCGGCACGGTTTGTCGATGTCGCATCTCGACGTGCTCTTGACCCTCGGCCACGGCGAGGGGGTCAACCAGCAGGAACTGGCCGAGCGGCTCTTGCTGACGAAGGGCAACATCTGCGTGATCGTCCAGAAGATGGAGGCCGCCGGGCTGATCGAACGCCGGTCGGACCCGGAAGACCAGCGCTGTCACCGGCTCTACCTGAGCCCCGCCGGCAAGGAGAAGCTCGGCGCGATCCTCCCTGAGCACCGGGAGATGAGGCTCCGGATGCTCCGCGGCCTGACCCAGACGGAGCAATCCACCCTGTTCGACCTGCTCACCCGCGTCGACGAAGCGCTCAACGAGGACGAAGATTGAGTGACGATCCCATCAAGTGATCGCCAATCGTTCCAACGTCTTCCCCCCTGGAGGGGGAAGACAGACCGCGAAGCGGTCAGATGAGGGGGGCGACCGCCGCGGGATCGACCACGCCCCGTTGGCTGCACGTCCAACGCCGGTCGTCCCCCTCATCCGGCCCTTCGGGCCACCTTCCCCCTCCAGGGGGGAAGGCCGTTGCGGAGCGAGGCCGATGTTATCCAGGAAAGCCCTCTCAGCCTTTTCTTTCGGACCGATAGTTCAATTTTTGACCGTCTGATATCAAACCAATCCAGGAGGTCGCATGCAACTTCTCCACATTGATTCGAGCATCCTCGGGGAGAATTCCGCCAGCCGACGGCTCACGGCGGAGGTCGTGGAGGCGGAGCGTCGGCGGGTGCCGGGGCTGGCGGTCGTGTATCGCGACCTGGCGGCGGAGCCGCTGGGGCACATCTCGGGCGGGCATCTGGGTGCGGCGCAGGGGGCCGACCTGGAGTTGCCGGAGGGGCTGCGGCGCGACGTCGCGCTGGGGCAGGAGGCGCTTGAGGAGTTCCTGGCGTCGGACGTCGTGGTGATCGGGGCGCCGATGTACAACTTCACGATCCCCAGCCAGCTCAAGGCGTGGATCGACCGGATCACCGTGGCGGGCAAGACGTTCCGGTACGGGCCGAACGGCGTCGAGGGGCTCGCGGGGGGCAAGCGGGTGATCGTCGTCTCCACCCGAGGCGGCCTGTACGGCGCAACGACGCCGATGGCAGCCTTCGACCACCAGGAGCCCTACCTGGAAGCCCTCCTCCGATTCCTGGGGATCACCGACGTCGCCGTCGTCCGGGCCGAGGGCCTCAAAATGGGCGATCACGCCGCCGCCTCGATGGAAGCGGCCCTCTCGGCCGCCGCCGCGCTGGCCTGAGGTCGTTCAACGGTCGTCCAGCGATGGGGCGTCCCACGGCAGAGTTGCAGGCTTGTCGTATGCTTAGGGGAGAGACCCGCACCATACGGAGCCCGATTCGGCATGTCGTGGGAACTGCCCCTATTCGCCAGCCCCTTCTTCTTTTTGGGGATCTTCCTGGCCTCGATGGTCGCCTTCTACGTCCTCTTCATGGTCGTCTGGCCGCTGGGGAAGGTGGGGTGGCAGCGGACCGACTACTGCTGGGCGCTCGCCGTGCTGGTCGGGCTCGTCGGATCGTCAATCAAGATCCGACAGGAGATCGCCAAGGCGTACATCAACGGCCACGCCGAGTCCGCCATGGGGGCGTCTTACCGGCACCTGCGGGCAGCCGTTCTCACGCTTAGCGCGGAGGGCGTCTGCCGACCTCCCGCGGGCGACGGCCCGGAAGCGGACGAGCTTCGACGCGAGCACGAAGCCGTCTGCCGGTTCGGCCGCGAGACGATTGACCGCCTGCCGAGGCAGTCGG
Proteins encoded in this region:
- a CDS encoding FMN-dependent NADH-azoreductase — protein: MQLLHIDSSILGENSASRRLTAEVVEAERRRVPGLAVVYRDLAAEPLGHISGGHLGAAQGADLELPEGLRRDVALGQEALEEFLASDVVVIGAPMYNFTIPSQLKAWIDRITVAGKTFRYGPNGVEGLAGGKRVIVVSTRGGLYGATTPMAAFDHQEPYLEALLRFLGITDVAVVRAEGLKMGDHAAASMEAALSAAAALA
- a CDS encoding MarR family winged helix-turn-helix transcriptional regulator; protein product: MEPGRKIKLRILTGHEVPAEQRGHAALTTLIRIFGRMTERGSEMAKRHGLSMSHLDVLLTLGHGEGVNQQELAERLLLTKGNICVIVQKMEAAGLIERRSDPEDQRCHRLYLSPAGKEKLGAILPEHREMRLRMLRGLTQTEQSTLFDLLTRVDEALNEDED